The Limnospira fusiformis SAG 85.79 genomic interval TGGAGACAGCTATGACTATAGCTCAGGAATTAGAACCCACTCAAATCACTCCAGACCAAGATATTGAGTTTCCCCCCGGAGATTTAGAAAGTCAGGAGTTGCCATTGGAAAGTTATTTACACCTACAACAAATCTTGTTACTGATTAAATGCCTAGACTGGTTATGGCAAGACCGAAATGATTATTTTGATGCGGGAAACCTGACAATTTACTATAGTCCTCATCAGAAAAAATCATCAGATTTTCGCGGACCAGATTTCTTTGTGGTGTTAGACACGGAAAGGCGATCGCGGAAAAGTTGGGTAGTGTGGGAAGAAGGGGGAAAATATCCTAATATCATTGTCGAGTTATTATCAAGTTCCACAGCTAAGACTGACCGCACGGAGAAAAAGAAAATCTATCAAGATATTTTCCGCACTCCCGAATATTTCTGGTTTGACCCAGAGAGTTTAGAGTTTCAAGGATTTGCGTTAATTCAGGGAACCTATCAACCGATAACTCCCAATGATATGGGACATTTATGGAGTGAACAACTGCAACTATTCTTAGGGATAGAAAATCGTCAACTCCGCTTTTTTAGTCCTGATGGTGTTTTAGTACCAACTCCGGAAGAATCAGCCACTGAAGCTCAACAACAGTTAGGTAGCGTCCAAAATAAGTTAGTAACTACTCAAAATCAATTAGGAAGTGTTGAAAATGAGTTAGTCACTACTCAAAATCAATTAGGAAGTGTTGAAAATGAGTTAGTAATCACTCAAAATCAATTAGGTAGCGTCCAAAATGAGTTAGTAACCACTCAAAATCAATTAGAAATCGAACGACAACAGAAAGACCAACTAGCGGCTAAACTGCGAGAGTTGGGAATTGACCCCGAACAGTTGTAGATAATTGAGGTAAAAATTATGACAGTTACGGAACAGTTAGCATCACTGGAAACCTCACCAGAATGGGAAGATATCGAGTTTCCTCCCGGAGATTTAGAAAGTCAGGAGTTGCCATTGGAAACCTATTTACACCTACAACAAATCTTGTTACTGATTAAATGCCTAGACTGGTTATGGCAAGACCGCAATGATTATTTTGATGCGGGAAACCTGACGATTTACTATAGTCCTCATCAGAAAAAATCATCAGATTTTCGCGGACCAGATTTCTTTGTGGTGTTAGATACGGAAAGGCGATCGCGCAAAAGTTGGGTAGTGTGGGAAGAAGGAGGAAAATATCCTAATATCATTGTCGAGTTATTATCAAGTTCCACAGCTAAGACTGACCGCACGGAGAAAAAGAAAATCTATCAAGATATTTTCCGCACTCCGGAATATTTCTGGTTTGACCCGGAGAGTTTGGAGTTTCAGGGATTTGCGTTAATTCAGGGAACCTATCAACCGATAACCCCTAATGATATGGGACATTTATGGAGTGAACAACTGCAACTATTCTTAGGGATAGAAAATCGTCAACTTCGCTTTTTTAGTCCTGATGGTGTTTTAGTACCCACTCCCGAAGAATCAGCTACGGAAGCTCAACAACAGTTAGGTAGCGTCCAAAATGAGTTAGTAACCACTCAAAATCAATTAGGTAGCGTCCAAAATGAGTTAGTAACCACTCAAAATCAATTAGGTAGCGTCCAAAATGAGTTAGTAACCACTCAAAATCAATTAGAAATCGAACGACAACAGAAAGACCAACTAGCGGCTAAACTGCGAGAGTTGGGAATTGACCCCGAACAGTTGTAGATAATCGAGGTAAAAATTATGACAGTTACGGAACAGTTAGCATCACTGGAAACCTCACCAGAATGGGAAGATATCGAGTTTCCACCCGGAGATTTAGAAAGTCAGGAGTTGCCATTGGAAAGTTATTTACACTTACAACAAATCTTGTTACTGATTAAATGCTTAGACTGGTTATGGCGAGACCGAAATGATTATTTTGATGCGGGAAACTTGACAATTTACTATAGTCCTCATCAGAAAAAATCATCAGATTTTCGCGGACCAGATTTCTTTGTGGTGTTAGATACGGAAAGGCGATCGCGCAAAAGTTGGGTAGTGTGGGAAGAAGGGGGAAAATATCCTAATATTATTGTCGAGTTATTATCAAGTTCCACAGCTAAGACTGACCGCACGGAGAAAAAGAAAATCTATCAAGAGATTTTTCGCACTCCGGAATATTTCTGGTTTGACCCGGAGAGTTTAGAGTTTCAAGGATTTGCGTTAATTCAGGGAACCTATCAACCAATAACTCCCAATGATATGGGACATTTATGGAGTGAACAACTGCAACTATTCTTGGGGATAGAAAATCGTCAACTCCGCTTTTTTAGTCCTGATAGTGTTTTAGTACCAACCCCCGAAGAATCAGCCACTGAAGCTCAACGACAGTTAGGAAGTGTTCAAAATGAGTTAATCACTACTCAAAATCAATTGGAAATCGAACGACACCAGAAAGACCAACTAGCGGTCAAACTGCGAGAGTTGGGAATTGACCCCGAACAGTTGTAGATAATCGAGGTAAAAATTATGACAGTTACGGAACAGTTAGCATCACTGGAAACCTCACCAGAATGGGAAGATATCGAGTTTCCACCCGGAGATTTAGAAAGTCAGGAGTTGCCATTGGAAAGTTATTTACACTTACAACAAATCTTGTTACTGATTAAATGCTTAGACTGGTTATGGCGAGACCGAAATGATTATTTTGATGCGGGAAACTTGACAATTTATTATAGTCCTCATCAGAAAAAATCATCAGATTTTCGTGGACCAGATTTCTTTGTGGTGTTAGACACGGAAAGGCGATCGCGCAAAAGTTGGGTGGTGTGGGAAGAAGGGGGAAAATATCCTAATATCATTGTGGAATTATTATCAAGTTCCACAGCTAAGACTGACCGCACGGAGAAAAAGAAAATCTATCAAGATATTTTCCGTACTCCCGAATATTTCTGGTTTGACCCGGAGAGTTTAGAGTTTCAAGGATTTGCGTTAATTCAGGGAACCTATCAACCGATAACCCCTAATGATATGGGACATTTATGGAGTGAACAACTGCAACTATTCTTAGGGATAGAAAATCGTCAACTCCGCTTTTTTAGTCCTGATGGTGTTTTAGTACCCACTCCCGAAGAATCAGCTACGGAAGCTCAACAACAGTTAGGTAGCGTCCAAAATGAGTTAGTAACCACTCAAAATCAATTAGGAAGTGTTGAAAATGAGTTAGTAACTACTCAAAATCAATTAGGAAGTGTTGAAAATGAGTTAGTAACCACTCAAAATCAATTAGGTAGCGTCCAAAATGAGTTGGCAATCGAACGACAACAGAAAGACCAACTAGCTGCTAAACTGCGAGAGTTGGGAATTGACCCCGAACAATTGTAGATAATTGAGGTAAAAATTATGACAGTTACGGAACAGTTAGCATCACTGGAAACCTCACCAGAATGGGAAGATATCGAGTTTCCACCCGGAGATTTAGAAAGTCAGGAGTTGCCATTGGAAAGTTATTTACACTTACAACAAATCTTGTTACTGATTAAATGCTTAGACTGGTTATGGCGAGACCGAAATGATTATTTTGATGCGGGAAACTTGACAATTTATTATAGTCCTCATCAGAAAAAATCATCAGATTTTCGTGGACCAGATTTCTTTGTGGTGTTAGACACGGAAAGGCGATCGCGCAAAAGTTGGGTAGTGTGGGAAGAAGGGGGAAAATATCCTAATATCATTGTCGAGTTATTATCAAGTTCCACAGCTAAGACTGACCGCACGGAGAAAAAGAAAATCTATCAAGATATTTTCCGTACTCCCGAATATTTCTGGTTTGACCCGGAGAGTTTAGAGTTTCAAGGATTTGCGTTAATTCAGGGAACCTATCAACCGATAACCCCTAATGATATGGGACATTTATGGAGTGAACAACTGCAACTATTCTTAGGGATAGAAAATCGTCAACTCCGCTTTTTTAGTCCTGATGGTGTTTTAGTACCCACTCCCGAAGAATCAGCTACGGAAGCTCAACAACAGTTAGGTAGCGTCCAAAATGAGTTAGTAACCACTCAAAATCAATTAGGAAGTGTTGAAAATGAGTTAGTAACCACTCAAAATCAATTAGAAATCGAACGACAACAGAAAGACCAACTAGCGGCTAAACTGCGAGAGTTGGGAATTGACCCCGAACAGTTGTAGATAATTGAGGTAAAAATTATGACAGTTACGGAACAGTTAGCATCACTGGAAACCTCACCAGAATGGGAAGATATCGAGTTTCCTCCCGGAGATTTAGAAAGTCAGGAGTTGCCATTGGAAAGTTATTTACACCTACAACAAATCTTGTTACTGATTAAATGCCTAGACTGGTTATGGCAAGACCGAAATGATTATTTTGATGCGGGAAACCTGACTATTTATTATAGTCCTCATCAGAAAAAATCATCGGATTTTCGTGGACCAGATTTCTTTGTGGTGTTAGATACGGAAAGGCGATCGCGGAAAAGTTGGGTAGTGTGGGAAGAAGGGGGAAAATATCCTAATATCATTGTCGAGTTATTATCAAGTTCCACAGCTAAGACTGACCGCACGGAGAAAAAGAAAATCTATCAAGAGATTTTTCGCACTCCGGAATATTTCTGGTTTGACCCGGAGAGTTTAGAGTTTCAAGGATTTGCGTTAATTCAGGGAACCTATCAACCAATAACTCCCAATGATATGGGACATTTATGGAGTGAACAACTGCAACTATTCTTAGGGATAGAAAATCGTCAACTCCGCTTTTTTAGTCCTGATGGTGTTTTAGTACCCACTCCCGAAGAATCAGCTACGGAAGCTCAACGACAGTTAGGCATAGCCCAAAATGAGTTAGCCATTGAACGACAACAGAAAGACCAACTAGCTGCTAAACTGCGAGAGTTGGGAATTGACCCCGAACAGTTGTAGATAATTGAGGTAAAAATTATGACAGTTACGGAACAGTTAGCATCACTGGAAACCTCAGCCGAATGGGAAGATATCGAGTTTCCACCCGGAGATTTAGAAAGTCAGGAGTTGCCATTGGAAAGTTATTTACACCTACAACAAATCTTGTTACTGATTAAATGCCTAGACTGGTTATGGCAAGACCGAAATGATTATTTTGATGCGGGAAACCTGACTATTTATTATAGTCCTCATCAGAAAAAATCATCGGATTTTCGTGGACCAGATTTCTTTGTGGTGTTAGATACGGAAAGGCGATCGCGCAAAAGTTGGGTGGTGTGGGAAGAAGGGGGAAAATATCCTAATATCATTGTGGAATTATTATCAAGTTCCACAGCTAACACTGACCGGACTGAGAAAAAGAAAATCTATCAGGATATTTTTCGCACTCCGGAATATTTCTGGTTTGACCCGGAGAGTTTAGAGTTTCAAGGATTTGCGTTAATTCAGGGAACCTATCAACCAATAACTCCCAATGATATGGGACATTTATGGAGTGAACAACTGCAACTATTCTTGGGGATAGAAAATCGTCAACTCCGCTTTTTTAGTCCTGATGGTGTTTTAGTACCCACTCCCGAAGAATCAGCTACGGAAGCTCAACAACAGTTAGGTAGCGTCCAAAATGAGTTAGTAACCACTCAAAATCAATTAGGTAGCATCCAAAATCAGTTAGTAACCACTCAAAATCAATTAGGTAGCATCCAAAATCAGTTAGCCATTGAACGACAACAGAAAGACCAACTAGCTGCTAAACTGCGAGAGTTGGGAATTGACCCCGAACAGTTGTAGATAATTGAGGTAAAAATTATGACAGTTACGGAACAGTTAGCATCACTGGAAACCTCACCAGAATGGGAAGATATCGAGTTTCCTCCCGGAGATTTAGAAAGTCAGGAGTTGCCATTGGAAAGTTATTTACACCTACAACAAATCTTGTTACTGATTAAATGCCTAGACTGGTTATGGCAAGACCGAAATGATTATTTTGATGCGGGAAACCTGACTATTTATTATAGTCCTCATCAGCAAAAATCATCAGATTTTCGTGGACCAGATTTCTTTGTGGTGTTAGATACGGAAAGGCGATCGCGCAAAAGTTGGGTGGTGTGGGAAGAAGGGGGAAAATATCCTAATATCATTGTCGAGTTATTATCAAGTTCCACAGCTAAGACTGACCGCACGGAGAAAAAGAAAATCTATCAAGAGATTTTTCGCACTCCGGAATATTTCTGGTTTGACCCGGAGAGTTTAGAGTTTCAAGGATTTGCGTTAATTCAGGGAACCTATCAACCAATAACTCCCAATGATATGGGACATTTATGGAGTGAACAACTGCAACTATTCTTAGGGATAGAAAATCGTCAACTCCGCTTTTTTAGTCCTGATGGTGTTTTAGTACCAACTCCGGAAGAATCAGCTACGGAAGCTCAACAGCAGTTAGGAAGTGTTCAAAATGAGTTAGTAACCACTCAAAATCAATTGGGTAGCGTCCAAAATCAGTTAGCC includes:
- a CDS encoding Uma2 family endonuclease, with amino-acid sequence MTIAQELEPTQITPDQDIEFPPGDLESQELPLESYLHLQQILLLIKCLDWLWQDRNDYFDAGNLTIYYSPHQKKSSDFRGPDFFVVLDTERRSRKSWVVWEEGGKYPNIIVELLSSSTAKTDRTEKKKIYQDIFRTPEYFWFDPESLEFQGFALIQGTYQPITPNDMGHLWSEQLQLFLGIENRQLRFFSPDGVLVPTPEESATEAQQQLGSVQNKLVTTQNQLGSVENELVTTQNQLGSVENELVITQNQLGSVQNELVTTQNQLEIERQQKDQLAAKLRELGIDPEQL
- a CDS encoding Uma2 family endonuclease, with translation MTVTEQLASLETSPEWEDIEFPPGDLESQELPLETYLHLQQILLLIKCLDWLWQDRNDYFDAGNLTIYYSPHQKKSSDFRGPDFFVVLDTERRSRKSWVVWEEGGKYPNIIVELLSSSTAKTDRTEKKKIYQDIFRTPEYFWFDPESLEFQGFALIQGTYQPITPNDMGHLWSEQLQLFLGIENRQLRFFSPDGVLVPTPEESATEAQQQLGSVQNELVTTQNQLGSVQNELVTTQNQLGSVQNELVTTQNQLEIERQQKDQLAAKLRELGIDPEQL
- a CDS encoding Uma2 family endonuclease; the protein is MTVTEQLASLETSPEWEDIEFPPGDLESQELPLESYLHLQQILLLIKCLDWLWRDRNDYFDAGNLTIYYSPHQKKSSDFRGPDFFVVLDTERRSRKSWVVWEEGGKYPNIIVELLSSSTAKTDRTEKKKIYQEIFRTPEYFWFDPESLEFQGFALIQGTYQPITPNDMGHLWSEQLQLFLGIENRQLRFFSPDSVLVPTPEESATEAQRQLGSVQNELITTQNQLEIERHQKDQLAVKLRELGIDPEQL
- a CDS encoding Uma2 family endonuclease; amino-acid sequence: MTVTEQLASLETSPEWEDIEFPPGDLESQELPLESYLHLQQILLLIKCLDWLWRDRNDYFDAGNLTIYYSPHQKKSSDFRGPDFFVVLDTERRSRKSWVVWEEGGKYPNIIVELLSSSTAKTDRTEKKKIYQDIFRTPEYFWFDPESLEFQGFALIQGTYQPITPNDMGHLWSEQLQLFLGIENRQLRFFSPDGVLVPTPEESATEAQQQLGSVQNELVTTQNQLGSVENELVTTQNQLGSVENELVTTQNQLGSVQNELAIERQQKDQLAAKLRELGIDPEQL
- a CDS encoding Uma2 family endonuclease, whose protein sequence is MTVTEQLASLETSPEWEDIEFPPGDLESQELPLESYLHLQQILLLIKCLDWLWRDRNDYFDAGNLTIYYSPHQKKSSDFRGPDFFVVLDTERRSRKSWVVWEEGGKYPNIIVELLSSSTAKTDRTEKKKIYQDIFRTPEYFWFDPESLEFQGFALIQGTYQPITPNDMGHLWSEQLQLFLGIENRQLRFFSPDGVLVPTPEESATEAQQQLGSVQNELVTTQNQLGSVENELVTTQNQLEIERQQKDQLAAKLRELGIDPEQL
- a CDS encoding Uma2 family endonuclease: MTVTEQLASLETSPEWEDIEFPPGDLESQELPLESYLHLQQILLLIKCLDWLWQDRNDYFDAGNLTIYYSPHQKKSSDFRGPDFFVVLDTERRSRKSWVVWEEGGKYPNIIVELLSSSTAKTDRTEKKKIYQEIFRTPEYFWFDPESLEFQGFALIQGTYQPITPNDMGHLWSEQLQLFLGIENRQLRFFSPDGVLVPTPEESATEAQRQLGIAQNELAIERQQKDQLAAKLRELGIDPEQL
- a CDS encoding Uma2 family endonuclease; the encoded protein is MTVTEQLASLETSAEWEDIEFPPGDLESQELPLESYLHLQQILLLIKCLDWLWQDRNDYFDAGNLTIYYSPHQKKSSDFRGPDFFVVLDTERRSRKSWVVWEEGGKYPNIIVELLSSSTANTDRTEKKKIYQDIFRTPEYFWFDPESLEFQGFALIQGTYQPITPNDMGHLWSEQLQLFLGIENRQLRFFSPDGVLVPTPEESATEAQQQLGSVQNELVTTQNQLGSIQNQLVTTQNQLGSIQNQLAIERQQKDQLAAKLRELGIDPEQL
- a CDS encoding Uma2 family endonuclease; amino-acid sequence: MTVTEQLASLETSPEWEDIEFPPGDLESQELPLESYLHLQQILLLIKCLDWLWQDRNDYFDAGNLTIYYSPHQQKSSDFRGPDFFVVLDTERRSRKSWVVWEEGGKYPNIIVELLSSSTAKTDRTEKKKIYQEIFRTPEYFWFDPESLEFQGFALIQGTYQPITPNDMGHLWSEQLQLFLGIENRQLRFFSPDGVLVPTPEESATEAQQQLGSVQNELVTTQNQLGSVQNQLAIERQQKDQLAAKLRELGIDPEQL